GGTGGATGTCACCACGCACCACACGCTGCCAGACTTCATCATGAACCGCGGCGGTGTCTCGCTGCGTCCAGGCGACGGCATTATCCACAGCTGGCTGAACCGTATGCTGCTGCCGGATACCGTTGGTACCGGTGGTGATTCACACACACGTTTCCCAATCGGCATCTCTTTCCCGGCCGGTTCTGGACTGGTGGCGTTTGCCGCGGCAACCGGCGTTATGCCGCTGGATATGCCGGAATCTGTGCTGGTTCGCTTCAAAGGTAAAATGGAGCCGGGCATCACGCTGCGCGATTTGGTGCATGCGATCCCACTCTATGCCATTAAGCAGGGTCTGCTGACCGTTGAGAAGAAAGGTAAGAAAAACATCTTCTCTGGCCGCATTCTTGAGATTGAAGGTCTGCCAGATCTGAAAGTAGAGCAGGCGTTTGAGCTTTCCGATGCGTCGGCAGAGCGTTCGGCGGCGGGCTGTACCATCAAGCTGGGCAAAGATCCGATTATCGAATACCTCAACTCCAACATTGTGCTGCTGAAGTGGATGATCTCCGAAGGTTACGGCGATCGCCGTACGCTGGAGCGCCGTATTCAGGGCATGGAGAAATGGCTGGCCGATCCGCAGTTGCTGGAAGGCGATGCAGATGCTGATTATGCCGCGGTGATCGATATCGATCTGTCGGAGATCAAAGAGCCTATTCTGTGCGCACCAAACGATCCGGACGACGCGCGTCTGCTGTCGGATGTGCAGGGTGAGAAAATCGATGAAGTCTTTATCGGCTCCTGCATGACCAACATCGGCCACTTCCGCGCCGCCGGCAAACTGCTCGACAGCCACAAAGGCCAGCTGCCAACCCGTCTGTGGGTTGCGCCGCCGACTAAAATGGATGCCGCGCAGCTGACTGAAGAGGGCTACTACAGCGTCTTTGGTAAAAGCGGTGCGCGTATTGAGATCCCAGGCTGTTCACTCTGCATGGGGAACCAGGCGCGAGTCGCGGATGGCGCTACGGTAGTTTCTACCTCTACGCGTAACTTCCCGAACCGTCTCGGTAATGGTGCCAACGTCTTCCTCGCCTCGGCGGAGCTGGCGGCGGTCGCTTCACTGCTGGGTAAATTGCCTACGCCGGACGAATATCAACAGTTCATGGCGCAGGTGGATAAAACCGCGGTTGATACCTATCGCTATCTGAACTTTGATCAGCTGTCGCAGTACACTGATAAAGCAGACAATGTGATCTTCCAGACCGCAGTCTGATCGCTATTTCGTTGTAACAAGGGCCGCTAATGCGGCCCTTTTTTTATACCAGCATTTTGCGTAAAAACCGCAGCTGGGGCTGCTGCTCCAGCGCTGCCAGCCGTTGCCATATCACCTGCGCATCGCGCAGTTCGCTGCAGCAATCGATAAACTTTTTCAGCCGTACGGCCTCGGTAAAGGGATCACCCAGCGCACCTGCCGCGCTAAGCCGCTCAGCATACAGGTGACGGCCATCGCTTAAGGTTACCGTTACGCAATGCGGTAAATTGACGCCTTCCGCTTCATCCACCGCGCTCCAGCTCTCCATAGTAATTCGCTTCAGTTTATCCGCGCTGACCATGGCGACGCGGGCGGCAGTAAAATCGTTGACGCTCAGCGCGCCGTTAGCCAACAGCGTCGCCACGCAATAGGGCATGGAGAAACGCGCCTGCATCTCATCGGCAGGCAGGGGATAGGCGAGGTTACGCAGATTAGCGATACCCACCTTACAATGCACCGCCGCGACCTGATCATCATGAAACCCGTGCACGGCTTGCAGATCGGCAATCGCATCCAGCACGCGATGGGTAGAGCCGCAGCAGGGATGCTTTTTCGGTAAGACACCAACCTGCTCAATCACGTGCGGCTGCGGCTGCAACCAGTGATGCAGCATGGCTGGCGAGAATGTCTGACCGGCATAAAGCTCAGCAAACCCCTGTTCGCCTTCGATAATATCGAACCGCCCGTGCATGCCAGTAGCCGCCAGCTGTGCGGCTTCCACCGCATTGCGCGCCGCCATACCGGCATGAAAAGGCTTTAGCGGCGTACCAAACTGGCCTTTCACGCCGCTGGCGAGGCTGACCGCAATACTCAGCGTTCGCGCAATGCCCGCCCGATCATGCTGTTTTAACCAGGCGACGCCTGCCGCTGTGCCGATGCAGCCCACGGTTGAGGTGCCGTGCCAGCCTGCGGTGTAATGACTGGCCGAGACCACATCGCCAATCCACGCCTGCGCCTGCAAGCCGATCAGATACGCCTGCACCAGCGCCTCGCCGTCGCGGTCATCCTCCAGCGCCACCGCCAGTAGCGCGGGCACCAGCACGGCAGACGCATGGCTCATGCCCGGCGTAAAATTATCATCATAATCGATGGCGTGCGCGGCGGTACCGTTGAGCAGCGCGACAATGGCGGCAGGCTGTGCGGCCTGGCTTGCCCACGCCTGTTGCACCGCGCGGCTGGAAAAATCGTGACGCCCGGCATACAGGCAGGCAAGGGTATCGGCAATCGCTTCACGCGCTAACTGGCGTGCACGATCGCTGAAGTGATGTGGCCGCGCGCACCACGCGGCCAGCGTGTCGATCACCGTCATGGCTGCTCCTCAGGCTTCACTGGCGGCAAGAAACTGCCGCGTATAAGGTTGCTGCGCATCGCCGCGCCGCAGCGCATCGGCGCTCAGCTCTTCCAACAGCGCGCCCTGATGCATAATCGCCACCCGTTCACACAGATGCGTTACCACCGCCAGATCGTGAGTCACCATCAAATAGGTCAGCTGGCGGCGACGGCGCAGCGTGCTGAACAGGTTGAGAATTTCCGCCTGTACCGACACATCCAGCGCCGAGGTGGGCTCATCCAGCAGCAGTACCGAAGGCTCAACGATCAGCGCACGGGCAATCGCTACCCGCTGACGCTGGCCGCCAGAGAGCTGATGTGGATACCGGTAGCGATAGCTGTCGTTCAACCCCACCGCCAGCAACACCTCGCTGATGCGCTCCTCATGACGATCCAGCTGGTGCAACTGCAGCGGTTCACGCAACGTGGCGTAAACCATTTTGCGCGGATGCAGTGAGGCATAAGGATCCTGGAATACCATCTGCACCCGGCGATAAAACGCCTTGTTGCGCACCGGCTGCTCTTCGCGGTTATCAAACAAAATAGCGCCGTGATAGTCCGTATTCAGCCCGGCCAGCGCACGCAGAATGGTCGATTTGCCACAGCCTGATTCGCCGATCAGCCCATAGCTGTCGCCATCGGCCAG
The sequence above is drawn from the Duffyella gerundensis genome and encodes:
- a CDS encoding MmgE/PrpD family protein; translation: MTVIDTLAAWCARPHHFSDRARQLAREAIADTLACLYAGRHDFSSRAVQQAWASQAAQPAAIVALLNGTAAHAIDYDDNFTPGMSHASAVLVPALLAVALEDDRDGEALVQAYLIGLQAQAWIGDVVSASHYTAGWHGTSTVGCIGTAAGVAWLKQHDRAGIARTLSIAVSLASGVKGQFGTPLKPFHAGMAARNAVEAAQLAATGMHGRFDIIEGEQGFAELYAGQTFSPAMLHHWLQPQPHVIEQVGVLPKKHPCCGSTHRVLDAIADLQAVHGFHDDQVAAVHCKVGIANLRNLAYPLPADEMQARFSMPYCVATLLANGALSVNDFTAARVAMVSADKLKRITMESWSAVDEAEGVNLPHCVTVTLSDGRHLYAERLSAAGALGDPFTEAVRLKKFIDCCSELRDAQVIWQRLAALEQQPQLRFLRKMLV
- a CDS encoding ABC transporter ATP-binding protein, with translation MIPSQQRRLETVDLSIAFGEGAQRRQVVSNVSFTLADGDSYGLIGESGCGKSTILRALAGLNTDYHGAILFDNREEQPVRNKAFYRRVQMVFQDPYASLHPRKMVYATLREPLQLHQLDRHEERISEVLLAVGLNDSYRYRYPHQLSGGQRQRVAIARALIVEPSVLLLDEPTSALDVSVQAEILNLFSTLRRRRQLTYLMVTHDLAVVTHLCERVAIMHQGALLEELSADALRRGDAQQPYTRQFLAASEA